One Sparus aurata chromosome 5, fSpaAur1.1, whole genome shotgun sequence genomic window carries:
- the LOC115582190 gene encoding phospholipase DDHD2-like isoform X2, whose amino-acid sequence MSNSPCEEGGLSQAAPNVNTQDLFENPTQTTATEKTPEDQVLPVVDEASPSSASSFEMLDMESVPAPHQEVQPHWFFCRRADDNTSWLPFSREDSDKLQNACNTVGEKKEEVVVAVDGERYDVYVKERRRHAVYWEQGPTEVRRCTWFYKGDKDTRFMPYPEDFSKSLEEAYMIAVTLDEWNRKLEFPTGETVILHNPKLIMQYQPIGLQDEWASSPSEQTRPRTVKRGVDNISVEIPDGEPEKVDHLVFMVHGIGPACDLRFRSIIQCVNDFRSASLSLLASHYKRAQQDGQVGRVEFLPVNWHSSLHGDATGVDEDIQRITLPSISKLRHFTNDTLLDLFFYNSPTYCQTIVDTVASEINRLHTLFNQRHPEFKGAVSVVGHSLGSLILFDLLTNQRTDSDPRKGVPSDEPFHRNCDTLEQTLTRLGLQQYLETLQAENLDLESLALCQDSDLKDLGIPLGPRKKILNYVKRKWLPEDCKTGAVGLAPGLQVLPQVNSDPDGNQSLGLTMQQPQFHRAQSITSAVDYEYFDVGIGQTNGGIAKGQVSIEYPQLAFHPQTFFAFGSPIGMFLTVRGLKQVDPNYTFPTCKSFYNIYHPYDPVAYRIEPMIVSDVDLEPMLIPHHKGRKRMHLELKDSLTRMSMDLKNNVLGSLRTAWQSFARLPVAALPPVEEGETTLERNLQEAQGVCEEAESSGSAEEMEQPEIKVGMLNGGRRIDYVLQEKPIESFNEYLFAIQSHLCYWESEDTALLLLKEIYDKLGVAFEQPQQ is encoded by the exons ATGTCAAACAGTCCCTGTGAAGAGGGGGGTCTATCTCAGGCAGCCCCAAACGTCAACACTCAAGACCTGTTTGAAAACCCCACTCAGACTACAGCAACAGAGAAAACACCTGAGGATCAG GTGTTGCCTGTGGTGGATGAGGCCTCACCTTCCTCCGCGTCCTCCTTTGAGATGCTTGACATGGAGTCAGTCCCAGCGCCTCATCAAGAGGTGCAGCCTCACTGGTTCTTCTGTCGACGGGCTGATGACAACACCTCTTGGCTTCCCTTCAGCAGAGAGGactctgacaaactgcaaaaCGCCTGCAACACCG taggagaaaagaaggaggaggtggtggtggctgtGGATGGAGAGCGATATGACGTATATGTCAAGGAAAGAAGGCGCCACGCTGTGTACTGGGAGCAAGGTCCCACTGAAGTCCGCCGCTGTACCTGGTTCTATAAAGGAGACAAAGACACCAGGTTCATGCCTTATCCTGAGGACTTCAGCAAAAGTCTGGAG GAGGCCTATATGATTGCAGTAACTTTGGACGAGTGGAATAGGAAATTGGAGTTCCCCACTGGAGAGACTGTCATCTTACATAATCCCAAA CTGATAATGCAGTATCAGCCAATAGGATTGCAGGATGAGTGGGCGTCCTCACCCTCGGAGCAGACCAGGCCACGAACTGTCAAGAGAGGAGTGGACAACATCTCTGTGGAAATACCTGATG GTGAACCAGAAAAGGTGGACCACCTTGTCTTTATGGTCCATGGCATCGGTCCTGCATGTGACTTGCGTTTCCGCTCCATCATACAGTGTG TTAATGACTTCAGGAGTGCTTCTCTGTCCCTCCTGGCCTCTCATTACAAGCGTGCTCAGCAGGATGGCCAAGTAGGAAGAGTGGAGTTCCTCCCAGTCAACTGGCACAGCTCCTTACATGGGGATGCCACTGGTGTGGACGA GGACATTCAGAGGATTACTCTACCCAGCATCAGCAAGCTGAGACATTTCACCAACGACACTCTGCTTGACCTGTTTTTCTATAACAGCCCTACCTACTGCCAGACCATAGTGGACACAGTCGCCTCAGAGATCAACAGGCTTCACACCCTCTTCAATCAGAGACATCCAgagtttaaaggggcagtttCAGTTGTTGGCCATAGCCTGG GTTCACTGATCCTGTTTGACCTGCTAACTAATCAGAGAACTGATTCAGATCCCAGAAAGGGG GTGCCCTCTGATGAGCCCTTTCACCGGAACTGTGACACACTAGAGCAGACTCTCACCAGACTGGGCCTCCAGCAATACCTGGAAACACTACAGGCAGAAAACCTAGACCTGGAATCTCTG GCTCTTTGCCAAGACAGTGATCTCAAAGATTTAGGAATTCCTCTCGGACCAAGGAAGAAGATCCTGAACTACGTCAAGAGGAAATGGCTTCCAGAG GATTGCAAGACAGGGGCAGTAGGTTTGGCACCAGGGCTGCAAGTTCTACCACAAGTGAACAGTGATCCGGATGGAAACCAGTCTTTAGGACTGACAATGCAGCAGCCCCAGTTCCACAGGGCGCAGTCTATCACCAGTGCTGTCGACTATGAATACTTTGACGTGGGCATCGGACAG ACTAATGGAGGCATAGCCAAGGGACAG GTATCCATTGAATACCCACAGCTGGCTTTCCACCCTCaaactttttttgcttttggctCTCCCATCGGAATGTTCCTGACCGTTCGCGGTCTCAAACAGGTTGATCCCAACTACACCTTCCCAACCTGCAAGAGCTTTTACAACATCTATCACCCA TATGACCCTGTGGCATATCGGATAGAGCCCATGATTGTGTCAGATGTTGATCTGGAGCCCATGCTGATCCCTCACCATAAAGGCCGCAAAAGGATGCACCTGG AACTAAAGGACAGCTTGACTCGTATGAGCATGGATTTGAAGAACAATGTTTTGGGATCGTTACGGACGGCGTGGCAGTCCTTTGCCAGACTACCAGTTGCTGCACTGCCCCCGGTGGAGGAAGGAGAAACTACACTAGAGAGAAACCTTCAAGAGGCACAGG GAGTGTGTGAGGAGGCAGAATCCTCGGGGTCAGCAGAAGagatggagcagcctgagattAAAGTGGGCATGTTGAATGGAGGACGAAGGATCGACTACGTACTTCAGGAAAAACCCATCGAGAGCTTCAACGAATACCTGTTTGCCATCCAGTCCCATCTGTGTTACTG gGAATCTGAGGATACCGCTCTCCTGCTACTGAAGGAAATCTACGACAAGCTAGGTGTGGCCTTTGAACAGCCTCAACAGTAA
- the LOC115582190 gene encoding phospholipase DDHD2-like isoform X1, translated as MSNSPCEEGGLSQAAPNVNTQDLFENPTQTTATEKTPEDQVLPVVDEASPSSASSFEMLDMESVPAPHQEVQPHWFFCRRADDNTSWLPFSREDSDKLQNACNTVGEKKEEVVVAVDGERYDVYVKERRRHAVYWEQGPTEVRRCTWFYKGDKDTRFMPYPEDFSKSLEEAYMIAVTLDEWNRKLEFPTGETVILHNPKLIMQYQPIGLQDEWASSPSEQTRPRTVKRGVDNISVEIPDGEPEKVDHLVFMVHGIGPACDLRFRSIIQCVNDFRSASLSLLASHYKRAQQDGQVGRVEFLPVNWHSSLHGDATGVDEDIQRITLPSISKLRHFTNDTLLDLFFYNSPTYCQTIVDTVASEINRLHTLFNQRHPEFKGAVSVVGHSLGSLILFDLLTNQRTDSDPRKGVPSDEPFHRNCDTLEQTLTRLGLQQYLETLQAENLDLESLALCQDSDLKDLGIPLGPRKKILNYVKRKWLPEDCKTGAVGLAPGLQVLPQVNSDPDGNQSLGLTMQQPQFHRAQSITSAVDYEYFDVGIGQTNGGIAKGQVSIEYPQLAFHPQTFFAFGSPIGMFLTVRGLKQVDPNYTFPTCKSFYNIYHPYDPVAYRIEPMIVSDVDLEPMLIPHHKGRKRMHLELKDSLTRMSMDLKNNVLGSLRTAWQSFARLPVAALPPVEEGETTLERNLQEAQASAAVTASAKREEKSADLWTKILDWPRALYKHYFQGVCEEAESSGSAEEMEQPEIKVGMLNGGRRIDYVLQEKPIESFNEYLFAIQSHLCYWESEDTALLLLKEIYDKLGVAFEQPQQ; from the exons ATGTCAAACAGTCCCTGTGAAGAGGGGGGTCTATCTCAGGCAGCCCCAAACGTCAACACTCAAGACCTGTTTGAAAACCCCACTCAGACTACAGCAACAGAGAAAACACCTGAGGATCAG GTGTTGCCTGTGGTGGATGAGGCCTCACCTTCCTCCGCGTCCTCCTTTGAGATGCTTGACATGGAGTCAGTCCCAGCGCCTCATCAAGAGGTGCAGCCTCACTGGTTCTTCTGTCGACGGGCTGATGACAACACCTCTTGGCTTCCCTTCAGCAGAGAGGactctgacaaactgcaaaaCGCCTGCAACACCG taggagaaaagaaggaggaggtggtggtggctgtGGATGGAGAGCGATATGACGTATATGTCAAGGAAAGAAGGCGCCACGCTGTGTACTGGGAGCAAGGTCCCACTGAAGTCCGCCGCTGTACCTGGTTCTATAAAGGAGACAAAGACACCAGGTTCATGCCTTATCCTGAGGACTTCAGCAAAAGTCTGGAG GAGGCCTATATGATTGCAGTAACTTTGGACGAGTGGAATAGGAAATTGGAGTTCCCCACTGGAGAGACTGTCATCTTACATAATCCCAAA CTGATAATGCAGTATCAGCCAATAGGATTGCAGGATGAGTGGGCGTCCTCACCCTCGGAGCAGACCAGGCCACGAACTGTCAAGAGAGGAGTGGACAACATCTCTGTGGAAATACCTGATG GTGAACCAGAAAAGGTGGACCACCTTGTCTTTATGGTCCATGGCATCGGTCCTGCATGTGACTTGCGTTTCCGCTCCATCATACAGTGTG TTAATGACTTCAGGAGTGCTTCTCTGTCCCTCCTGGCCTCTCATTACAAGCGTGCTCAGCAGGATGGCCAAGTAGGAAGAGTGGAGTTCCTCCCAGTCAACTGGCACAGCTCCTTACATGGGGATGCCACTGGTGTGGACGA GGACATTCAGAGGATTACTCTACCCAGCATCAGCAAGCTGAGACATTTCACCAACGACACTCTGCTTGACCTGTTTTTCTATAACAGCCCTACCTACTGCCAGACCATAGTGGACACAGTCGCCTCAGAGATCAACAGGCTTCACACCCTCTTCAATCAGAGACATCCAgagtttaaaggggcagtttCAGTTGTTGGCCATAGCCTGG GTTCACTGATCCTGTTTGACCTGCTAACTAATCAGAGAACTGATTCAGATCCCAGAAAGGGG GTGCCCTCTGATGAGCCCTTTCACCGGAACTGTGACACACTAGAGCAGACTCTCACCAGACTGGGCCTCCAGCAATACCTGGAAACACTACAGGCAGAAAACCTAGACCTGGAATCTCTG GCTCTTTGCCAAGACAGTGATCTCAAAGATTTAGGAATTCCTCTCGGACCAAGGAAGAAGATCCTGAACTACGTCAAGAGGAAATGGCTTCCAGAG GATTGCAAGACAGGGGCAGTAGGTTTGGCACCAGGGCTGCAAGTTCTACCACAAGTGAACAGTGATCCGGATGGAAACCAGTCTTTAGGACTGACAATGCAGCAGCCCCAGTTCCACAGGGCGCAGTCTATCACCAGTGCTGTCGACTATGAATACTTTGACGTGGGCATCGGACAG ACTAATGGAGGCATAGCCAAGGGACAG GTATCCATTGAATACCCACAGCTGGCTTTCCACCCTCaaactttttttgcttttggctCTCCCATCGGAATGTTCCTGACCGTTCGCGGTCTCAAACAGGTTGATCCCAACTACACCTTCCCAACCTGCAAGAGCTTTTACAACATCTATCACCCA TATGACCCTGTGGCATATCGGATAGAGCCCATGATTGTGTCAGATGTTGATCTGGAGCCCATGCTGATCCCTCACCATAAAGGCCGCAAAAGGATGCACCTGG AACTAAAGGACAGCTTGACTCGTATGAGCATGGATTTGAAGAACAATGTTTTGGGATCGTTACGGACGGCGTGGCAGTCCTTTGCCAGACTACCAGTTGCTGCACTGCCCCCGGTGGAGGAAGGAGAAACTACACTAGAGAGAAACCTTCAAGAGGCACAGG CCTCAGCGGCAGTCACTGCTTCTGCTAAGAGGGAAGAGAAAAGTGCTGATTTGTGGACTAAAATTCTGGATTGGCCCAGGGCCCTTTATAAGCATTACTTCCAAG GAGTGTGTGAGGAGGCAGAATCCTCGGGGTCAGCAGAAGagatggagcagcctgagattAAAGTGGGCATGTTGAATGGAGGACGAAGGATCGACTACGTACTTCAGGAAAAACCCATCGAGAGCTTCAACGAATACCTGTTTGCCATCCAGTCCCATCTGTGTTACTG gGAATCTGAGGATACCGCTCTCCTGCTACTGAAGGAAATCTACGACAAGCTAGGTGTGGCCTTTGAACAGCCTCAACAGTAA